DNA sequence from the Brachybacterium sp. P6-10-X1 genome:
CGCGTGTGCTCGGTGGTCGCGAAGCCGGGCATCGTGTAGGCGAGGATCTCGGAGCGGTCACGGCCCAGCAGGTCCATCGCCCGGGCGCACACGATCAGCGCGTGCGTGGAGTCCAGACCGCCCGAGACCCCGATGACAGGTCGCGCGCCGCCAGGCTCGTCACCGCCGATCGCCGCGAGCCGACGCACCAGCCCGGCGACCTGGATGGAGAACGCCTCGTAGCTGTCCTGTGCGAGACGCGACGGGTCATCGGGCACGAAGGGGAATCGGTGCAGGGGCCGACGCAGCGGTCCGGTCGCGGGACGTGGGACGGAGACCTCGGTCCCGCCGGGCGCGAACAGCGAGGTCTCGGTCCAGGTCTCGAAGGCCTCGAGCGCCGCGGCGTGGGTGCGGCGGTTCTCGTCGATGGTGCTCTGGCGACGGCGCTCGGCGACGATGCGGTCCAGGTCGACGTCGACGATCGTGGCGCGCGGGTCCTGCGGGAAGCGCTCGGACTCCCCCAAGAGGTCGCCGCACTCGTACACGAAGGTCTGCCCGTCCCAGGCCAGGTCGGTGGTGGACTCCCCCGCGCCGGCGGCCGCGTAGACGTAGGCGGCCTGGCAGCGGGCGGAGGCGGAGCGGGCCATGAGCTTGCGGTCCTCCGCGCGGCCGACGGTGATCGGCGAGCCGGACAGATTCGCGACCACGGTCGCCCCGGCGAGGACGGCCTGGGCCGACGGCGGCACCGGCACCCACATGTCCTCGCAGATCTCCACGAACAGGCTCAGCCCCGGCACGTCGGACACCGTGATGATGCCGTGCGGGGTCAGCGGGTGGTCCTGCCCGGCGATCCGCACCAGCACGCCGTCGGCATCGTCGCCCGGGGCGTACCAGCGGCGCTCGTAGAACTCGCGGTAGGTGGGCAGATTCTGCTTGGGGGCGATGCCCAGCACCTGCCCGCGGTGGATGATCACGGCGCAGTTGAACAGCCGGGCGCGATCGCGGGAGCGCAGCGGGGCGCCGACCACGAGGATCGGCAGCAGGTCACGGCTGGCTTCGATCAGGGTGGCCAGCGCGGCCTCGGCGGCGTCCAGCAGCGGCTCCTGCAGCACCAGGTCATCCAGCGAGTAGCCGGTCAGCGACAGCTCGGGGAACACGGCCAGGCC
Encoded proteins:
- a CDS encoding NAD(+) synthase, translated to MSSATDTGSAQHADPHASIYDHGFLRVAAVTVPVALADPATNARRHLEQLQALEQQQVGLAVFPELSLTGYSLDDLVLQEPLLDAAEAALATLIEASRDLLPILVVGAPLRSRDRARLFNCAVIIHRGQVLGIAPKQNLPTYREFYERRWYAPGDDADGVLVRIAGQDHPLTPHGIITVSDVPGLSLFVEICEDMWVPVPPSAQAVLAGATVVANLSGSPITVGRAEDRKLMARSASARCQAAYVYAAAGAGESTTDLAWDGQTFVYECGDLLGESERFPQDPRATIVDVDLDRIVAERRRQSTIDENRRTHAAALEAFETWTETSLFAPGGTEVSVPRPATGPLRRPLHRFPFVPDDPSRLAQDSYEAFSIQVAGLVRRLAAIGGDEPGGARPVIGVSGGLDSTHALIVCARAMDLLGRDRSEILAYTMPGFATTEHTRSNAELLSEAIGASFETIDIRPASTQMLADMGHPVGRGEEVYDVTFENVQAGMRYDYLFRLANHHGGIVVGTGDLSELALGWCTYGVGDQMSHYGVNAGVPKTLIQHLIRWVIAEGLFDVATSELLQAVLDTEISPELIPTKPGEKAQSTEDSIGPYALHDFTLYHLLRRGYGPAKIAYLAHQAWGDLEAGQWPAGYADGDKRAYTRGEIRGWLTVFTRRFFSTQFKRSAVPNAPKVLAGGSLSPRGDWRMPSDVTSRAWLAEIEAEVPGD